One segment of Lytechinus pictus isolate F3 Inbred chromosome 13, Lp3.0, whole genome shotgun sequence DNA contains the following:
- the LOC135156428 gene encoding uncharacterized protein LOC135156428 — MTLFLCAGVPSCAHQTQDGAPAHRRRVVTECLTELFGDRVISLNRPAEWPPRSPDLTPLNFFFWGYLKSKVFATPPVNLHELQQRIMTEVYTLRQDRALIRRVVDGMMRRATLCIERRRGHLDKGGT; from the coding sequence ATGACTCTTTTTCTGTGTGCTGGGGTACCATCCTGTGCCCACCAGACACAGGATGGTGCCCCAGCACACAGAAGGAGAGTCGTCACAGAGTGCTTGACTGAACTGTTTGGGGACCGTGTAATCTCCCTGAACCGCCCAGCAGAATGGCCACCGAGATCACCCGACCTGACCCCACTCAACTTTTTCTTCTGGGGATATCTCAAGTCGAAGGTCTTCGCCACTCCACCAGTGAATCTGCACGAGCTTCAGCAGAGAATTATGACAGAGGTATACACCCTCAGGCAGGACAGGGCCCTCATTCGGCGTGTGGTCGACGGCATGATGAGGAGAGCGACATTGTGCATTGAAAGACGCAGGGGACATCTGGATAAAGGAGGGACTTGA